The Apium graveolens cultivar Ventura chromosome 11, ASM990537v1, whole genome shotgun sequence genome has a window encoding:
- the LOC141697403 gene encoding inositol diphosphatase DSP1-like isoform X4 has translation MKAVDISSRDDDTCRTIGVAAVSKSPPATGDYDDDVQYTPPFNFAMVDNGIYRSGFPDSTNFSFIQTLGLRSIVYLCPELYPEANVEFLRSNGIRLFQFGVDGSKEPFVNIPEDTIREALKAVIDIRNHPLLIHCKRGKHRTGCVVGCLRKLQRWCLTSIFDEYQRFAAVKARVSDQRFMELFDVSTFKHIPKEFSCLKR, from the exons ATGAAAGCAGTTGATATTTCAAGCAGAGACGATGACACGTGTCGAACTATCGGCGTCGCCGCCGTATCCAAATCACCTCCGGCCACCGGAGATTACGACGATGATGTACAGTACACACCTCCATTCAACTTCGCAATGGTGGATAATGGAATTTATAGGTCTGGTTTTCCTGACTCTACTAACTTCTCCTTCATACAAACCCTTGGCCTTCGCTCTATCGT ATATTTGTGCCCGGAGCTGTATCCAGAGGCAAACGTCGAGTTTTTGAGGTCCAACGGAATACGTTTGTTTCAGTTTGGAGTTGATGGCAGTAAG GAACCTTTTGTCAATATTCCAGAGGATACAATTCGTGAAGCACTTAAAGCCGTCATCG ATATCAGGAATCACCCGCTGTTAATTCATTGCAAACGAGGCAAG CACCGAACAGGTTGTGTAGTGGGGTGCCTGCGAAAATTGCAGAGATGGTGCCTGACCTCAATCTTCGATGAGTATCAGCGCTTCGCAGCTGTCAAAGCTAGAGTTTCTGATCAGAGGTTTATGGAGCTCTTCGATGTGTCAACTTTCAAGCATATACCAAAAGAGTTTTCATGTTTAAAGAGGTAA
- the LOC141697402 gene encoding uncharacterized protein LOC141697402: MHSTVAQPSETLDQINTLLAHLLPSSLSIRSFTGRWQILRSKLAVLKSSISEISDSPHWSENQLLLTLLPNLLSTLRRVETLAVQCSDPNCVTGKLLMQSDLDMAANWISKQIHDVDLLLRSGVLKQSNAIVLSRPGPDSEEEDLGFFVRDLFTRLQIGGIEFKKKAMESLLELLENDEVSSNLVAEEGNVGYLIHLLDLNMHPSLREQAVLVISILASSSDKARKCVFEEGALGPLLRIIESSSLACKEKAVMAVESITADPDNAWAISAYGGVSVLVDVCKSGSVVAQSHAIGAITNMASIEEIRVCLGEDGAVPVIVQLLSSGHEKTQEKAAQCVSILAASGDDFRDLILKERGLQKLLCLLHESSNSSTLEHVLRAIYSLSALDSTAQLLSTCSSFVIQLSELIKHGTLVLQQLSVSLLANLSTMNEGTKRAIGGCMGSLVKLMELIKPVGIQEKATQALVLLLTVKSNRKDFVRDEKSVMRLVQMLDPKNEIVSKKFPVAVVAAIMGGGSQGCRRRLVDAGAYVNLQRLTEMEVAGAKKALQKFSGNRLKTIFTRTWRELTEK; encoded by the coding sequence ATGCATTCCACCGTGGCACAACCGTCTGAAACCCTAGACCAAATCAACACTCTCTTAGCTCACCTCCTCCCCTCATCTCTCTCAATCAGATCATTCACCGGCCGCTGGCAAATTCTCCGGTCAAAACTCGCCGTCCTCAAATCCTCCATCTCCGAAATCTCCGACTCACCTCACTGGTCGGAGAATCAACTCCTCTTAACTCTCCTCCCTAATCTCCTCTCCACTCTTCGCCGTGTCGAAACGCTTGCGGTCCAATGCTCCGACCCGAATTGTGTCACCGGTAAGCTTCTTATGCAGAGTGATCTCGATATGGCTGCTAATTGGATCTCTAAACAGATTCATGATGTTGATCTTCTGCTTAGATCCGGTGTTTTGAAGCAATCGAATGCTATCGTTTTGTCGCGGCCAGGTCCTGATTCTGAAGAGGAGGATTTAGGTTTTTTTGTTCGGGATCTTTTCACGAGATTGCAGATTGGAGGAATTGAGTTTAAGAAGAAGGCGATGGAGTCGTTGCTTGAGCTTCTCGAGAACGATGAGGTTTCGTCTAATTTGGTAGCGGAGGAAGGGAATGTAGGTTATTTGATTCATTTGCTTGATCTTAATATGCATCCTTCGCTCCGTGAACAGGCGGTTTTGGTGATATCGATTTTGGCTTCGTCTAGTGATAAAGCGAGGAAATGTGTGTTTGAGGAAGGGGCTTTGGGTCCGTTGTTGAGGATAATTGAATCGAGTTCTTTGGCTTGTAAGGAGAAGGCGGTAATGGCAGTGGAATCGATTACAGCTGATCCTGATAATGCTTGGGCTATTTCAGCATATGGTGGTGTGTCGGTTCTGGTTGATGTTTGTAAATCCGGATCCGTTGTAGCTCAGTCACACGCTATTGGGGCTATTACAAATATGGCATCTATTGAAGAGATTAGAGTTTGTTTAGGCGAAGATGGAGCTGTGCCTGTTATAGTTCAGTTGTTGAGTTCTGGACACGAGAAAACGCAAGAAAAGGCAGCACAGTGTGTATCAATTTTAGCAGCTTCTGGTGACGATTTTCGCGATTTGATACTGAAAGAGAGAGGTTTGCAGAAGTTGTTATGTTTATTACATGAGTCATCTAATAGTTCCACACTAGAACATGTATTACGTGCAATTTATTCGCTTTCTGCTTTAGATTCAACTGCTCAATTGTTATCGACATGTAGTAGTTTTGTAATCCAGTTGTCGGAGTTGATAAAGCATGGGACTTTAGTCCTGCAGCAATTATCAGTTTCTTTATTGGCCAATTTGTCGACTATGAACGAAGGAACTAAGAGAGCTATAGGTGGATGTATGGGTTCTTTGGTGAAGCTAATGGAGTTGATAAAGCCAGTTGGAATTCAAGAAAAGGCGACACAGGCACTGGTATTGCTGTTGACAGTTAAATCAAATCGAAAAGATTTTGTTAGGGATGAGAAGAGTGTGATGAGGTTGGTTCAGATGTTGGATCCTAAAAATGAGATAGTTTCCAAAAAGTTTCCGGTGGCAGTGGTGGCAGCAATCATGGGGGGAGGGAGTCAGGGTTGTCGGAGGAGGTTGGTGGATGCCGGAGCGTATGTTAATTTACAAAGGTTGACTGAAATGGAAGTTGCTGGAGCTAAGAAGGCTTTGCAGAAATTCTCAGGCAACAGGCTGAAGACTATCTTCACTAGAACATGGAGGGAATTAACAGAAAAGTAA
- the LOC141697403 gene encoding uncharacterized protein LOC141697403 isoform X2, with amino-acid sequence MVLCLRNNFPLSVAVFRKVFQFYNSSMSQPGWVLTRQRPKIPHIFDSNSIVENNPKWRDEFVRLTWAGGDWATLFRRPFCKVSDGSPGSIRLTDEEEVAYQALISDDGKTDTWTLLEEFSLKKVGLSQASDKACEAINNVNRPKEGESGRQKRAKLNRDPRSKPDAPAFLKPHVPVVELGDDVDPPLKAHSFRPNWGFRRSDTVVGSTKHAKDWSYHSITPHDFTDIVTGSDIETIELLGSQAQAASNTYFLAALHQARSWKGNSDEFEKEMKKWEERAKVLEKKLDTKKEELAKAHSELVKLRSDKEKLIDDYMDSDKFKNLMEIHDKGLYSLQFTQGWDAAVKAVSERHPGLVDPKDFISPEQAETEDSIDALFNSPQPDDRILDPNTASPPASPAKDAEGVDKEQGNEGSRMEE; translated from the exons atggtcctttgtcttagaaacaattttcctctttccgtagctgtctttaggaaagtttttcaattctataatagctccatgagtcaaccgggctgggttttaactcgccaacggcccaaaatcccccatatctttgatagtaattctatagttgagaacaaccccaaatggagggatgagtttgttaggctgacctgggctgggggtgattgggccacactctttcgtaggcccttttgcaaagtgtcagatgggagtccaggtagcatcaggttaactgatgaagaggaggtggcctatcaagccttaatttcagatgatgggaaaacagacacctggacccttttagaggagttttccttgaagaaagttggtctctctcaggccagtgataagg cttgtgaggctattaataacgtcaacaggcccaaggaaggggaatctggccgccagaagagggccaagctaaacagggaccccaggagcaagcctgatgctcctgctttccttaagccccatgtcccggtggtcgagctgggggacgatgtggatcctccacttaaggcacattccttcaggcctaactggggcttcaggaggagcgatacggtggttggatccaccaaacatgctaaggattggtcgtaccattccatcactccccatgatttcactgacattgttacagggagtgatatcgagactattgagcttctgggttctcaggcccaagctgcg agtaacaCCTATTTCCtggcggccctccatcaggctaggtcctggaagggtaactctgatgagtttgagaaggagatgaaaaaatgggaggagagagccaaggtactggagaagaagctggacacgaagaaggaggagctggctaaggctcattccgagctggtgaaacttaggagcgataaggaaaagctcatcgatgactacatggattctgacaagtttaagaatctcatggagattcatgataagggtctttattccctacagtttactcagggatgggatgcggccgtaaaggcggtttctgagaggcatccgggcttagtcgaccctaaggactttataagtcctgagcaggctgagacggaggacagcatagatgccctcttcaactcccctcagccagatgatcgcatcttggatcctaacactgcttctcctcccgcttctcctgcgaaggatgccgAGGGTGTTGATAAGGAGCAagggaatgaaggctcccgcatggaggagtag
- the LOC141697403 gene encoding uncharacterized protein LOC141697403 isoform X1 codes for MKAVDISSRDDDTCRTIGVAAVSKSPPATGDYDDDVQYTPPFNFAMVDNGIYRSGFPDSTNFSFIQTLGLRSIVYLCPELYPEANVEFLRSNGIRLFQFGVDGSKEPFVNIPEDTIREALKAVIDIRNHPLLIHCKRGKHRTGCVVGCLRKLQRWCLTSIFDEYQRFAAVKARVSDQRFMELFDVSTFKHIPKEFSCLKSDEIFERNPVSPVTEEKACEAINNVNRPKEGESGRQKRAKLNRDPRSKPDAPAFLKPHVPVVELGDDVDPPLKAHSFRPNWGFRRSDTVVGSTKHAKDWSYHSITPHDFTDIVTGSDIETIELLGSQAQAASNTYFLAALHQARSWKGNSDEFEKEMKKWEERAKVLEKKLDTKKEELAKAHSELVKLRSDKEKLIDDYMDSDKFKNLMEIHDKGLYSLQFTQGWDAAVKAVSERHPGLVDPKDFISPEQAETEDSIDALFNSPQPDDRILDPNTASPPASPAKDAEGVDKEQGNEGSRMEE; via the exons ATGAAAGCAGTTGATATTTCAAGCAGAGACGATGACACGTGTCGAACTATCGGCGTCGCCGCCGTATCCAAATCACCTCCGGCCACCGGAGATTACGACGATGATGTACAGTACACACCTCCATTCAACTTCGCAATGGTGGATAATGGAATTTATAGGTCTGGTTTTCCTGACTCTACTAACTTCTCCTTCATACAAACCCTTGGCCTTCGCTCTATCGT ATATTTGTGCCCGGAGCTGTATCCAGAGGCAAACGTCGAGTTTTTGAGGTCCAACGGAATACGTTTGTTTCAGTTTGGAGTTGATGGCAGTAAG GAACCTTTTGTCAATATTCCAGAGGATACAATTCGTGAAGCACTTAAAGCCGTCATCG ATATCAGGAATCACCCGCTGTTAATTCATTGCAAACGAGGCAAG CACCGAACAGGTTGTGTAGTGGGGTGCCTGCGAAAATTGCAGAGATGGTGCCTGACCTCAATCTTCGATGAGTATCAGCGCTTCGCAGCTGTCAAAGCTAGAGTTTCTGATCAGAGGTTTATGGAGCTCTTCGATGTGTCAACTTTCAAGCATATACCAAAAGAGTTTTCATGTTTAAAGAG CGATGAAATTTTTGAACGGAATCCAGTCTCACCTGTAACCGAGGAAAAAG cttgtgaggctattaataacgtcaacaggcccaaggaaggggaatctggccgccagaagagggccaagctaaacagggaccccaggagcaagcctgatgctcctgctttccttaagccccatgtcccggtggtcgagctgggggacgatgtggatcctccacttaaggcacattccttcaggcctaactggggcttcaggaggagcgatacggtggttggatccaccaaacatgctaaggattggtcgtaccattccatcactccccatgatttcactgacattgttacagggagtgatatcgagactattgagcttctgggttctcaggcccaagctgcg agtaacaCCTATTTCCtggcggccctccatcaggctaggtcctggaagggtaactctgatgagtttgagaaggagatgaaaaaatgggaggagagagccaaggtactggagaagaagctggacacgaagaaggaggagctggctaaggctcattccgagctggtgaaacttaggagcgataaggaaaagctcatcgatgactacatggattctgacaagtttaagaatctcatggagattcatgataagggtctttattccctacagtttactcagggatgggatgcggccgtaaaggcggtttctgagaggcatccgggcttagtcgaccctaaggactttataagtcctgagcaggctgagacggaggacagcatagatgccctcttcaactcccctcagccagatgatcgcatcttggatcctaacactgcttctcctcccgcttctcctgcgaaggatgccgAGGGTGTTGATAAGGAGCAagggaatgaaggctcccgcatggaggagtag
- the LOC141697403 gene encoding inositol diphosphatase DSP1-like isoform X3, with protein MKAVDISSRDDDTCRTIGVAAVSKSPPATGDYDDDVQYTPPFNFAMVDNGIYRSGFPDSTNFSFIQTLGLRSIVYLCPELYPEANVEFLRSNGIRLFQFGVDGSKEPFVNIPEDTIREALKAVIDIRNHPLLIHCKRGKHRTGCVVGCLRKLQRWCLTSIFDEYQRFAAVKARVSDQRFMELFDVSTFKHIPKEFSCLKSDEIFERNPVSPVTEEKGSAKAAI; from the exons ATGAAAGCAGTTGATATTTCAAGCAGAGACGATGACACGTGTCGAACTATCGGCGTCGCCGCCGTATCCAAATCACCTCCGGCCACCGGAGATTACGACGATGATGTACAGTACACACCTCCATTCAACTTCGCAATGGTGGATAATGGAATTTATAGGTCTGGTTTTCCTGACTCTACTAACTTCTCCTTCATACAAACCCTTGGCCTTCGCTCTATCGT ATATTTGTGCCCGGAGCTGTATCCAGAGGCAAACGTCGAGTTTTTGAGGTCCAACGGAATACGTTTGTTTCAGTTTGGAGTTGATGGCAGTAAG GAACCTTTTGTCAATATTCCAGAGGATACAATTCGTGAAGCACTTAAAGCCGTCATCG ATATCAGGAATCACCCGCTGTTAATTCATTGCAAACGAGGCAAG CACCGAACAGGTTGTGTAGTGGGGTGCCTGCGAAAATTGCAGAGATGGTGCCTGACCTCAATCTTCGATGAGTATCAGCGCTTCGCAGCTGTCAAAGCTAGAGTTTCTGATCAGAGGTTTATGGAGCTCTTCGATGTGTCAACTTTCAAGCATATACCAAAAGAGTTTTCATGTTTAAAGAG CGATGAAATTTTTGAACGGAATCCAGTCTCACCTGTAACCGAGGAAAAAG GGTCAGCGAAAGCAGCCATTTAA